In a single window of the Desulfovibrio sp. ZJ209 genome:
- a CDS encoding DUF523 domain-containing protein, whose product MAKAIKAIKDAAGAAPRPRFVVSGCLAGLCCRYDGASNPCAQVVALVEAGLAVPVCPESLSGLPVPRPPCEQVLAGADENEVRVLSRDGADVTAAFERGADRALAAALASGAREAILKARSPSCGVGEVYDGSFSHTLRPGDGLWAKRLREAGFRLWTEDSLPPDMTDDTTTP is encoded by the coding sequence ATGGCAAAAGCCATTAAAGCCATTAAGGATGCTGCCGGCGCGGCGCCCCGGCCCCGCTTTGTGGTGAGCGGCTGCCTGGCCGGGCTTTGTTGCCGCTATGACGGCGCAAGCAATCCCTGCGCGCAGGTTGTGGCGCTTGTCGAAGCGGGCCTCGCCGTGCCCGTGTGCCCGGAGAGCCTTTCGGGCCTGCCCGTGCCCCGGCCCCCGTGCGAGCAGGTGCTGGCCGGCGCGGACGAGAACGAGGTCCGCGTGCTTTCCCGTGACGGCGCGGACGTGACCGCAGCCTTTGAGCGTGGCGCGGATCGCGCCCTTGCCGCGGCCCTTGCGAGCGGCGCCCGCGAGGCCATCCTCAAGGCACGCTCCCCTTCCTGCGGCGTGGGCGAGGTCTATGACGGGAGCTTCAGCCACACACTCCGCCCCGGCGACGGCCTCTGGGCAAAACGCCTGCGCGAGGCCGGCTTCAGGCTTTGGACTGAAGATAGTCTTCCGCCGGACATGACCGACGATACCACCACGCCCTGA
- a CDS encoding putative sulfate exporter family transporter, which yields MSQANSDIVIDRGKSQFSDLWKKEDYWAIWIGLFLIIVAVCLVFGGRSDLESKYDQYAATLKAEAAKPFKTIEWYDASAAQKGLQGQKLPAVAALINYIKTPARWSSNPLDSLILSKADADRMNASVLPKVDEAKAAEAAALDAAKTAQAMAADAGFQDNSLNEAATAAIGSWQKAKKATADASKKIVKPFNRIPTLIVLGLCLGVLVTIGAVVMGFNAGRFFVAFLVVYLLCILANILGNQVTMRRYGANAEIWSIAIGMIIANTIGTPKWLQDGSQVEYYIKIGLVLLGADVLFHKIMAIGIPGIFVAWVVTPIVLITTFIFGQKVLKMPSRTLNIVISADMSVCGTSAAIATAAAARAKKEELTLSLGLSMTFTAIMMIVMPAFIKAVGMPEILGGAWIGGTVDATGAVAAAGAWIGPKALQVAATVKMIQNVLIGVTAFCVAIYFTTKVDNTGEKVGAGEIWNRFPKFVIGFLAVSVIMSIISANLGGDFAKMLVDNGVNKVANPLRGWFFCLAFISIGLTTDFRALAKYFKGGKPVILYVCGQSLNLALTLLMAWIMFYKVFPEITARI from the coding sequence ATGTCTCAGGCAAACTCCGATATCGTTATTGATCGGGGGAAATCGCAGTTCTCTGATCTCTGGAAGAAGGAAGACTACTGGGCCATCTGGATCGGCCTCTTCCTGATCATCGTGGCTGTCTGCCTCGTGTTCGGCGGCCGCTCCGACCTGGAAAGCAAGTACGACCAGTACGCCGCCACCCTCAAGGCCGAGGCCGCCAAGCCCTTCAAGACCATCGAGTGGTACGACGCTTCCGCCGCCCAGAAGGGCCTCCAGGGCCAGAAGCTCCCCGCCGTGGCCGCGCTCATCAACTACATCAAGACGCCGGCCCGCTGGAGCTCCAATCCGCTGGATTCGCTCATCCTGAGCAAGGCTGACGCCGACAGGATGAACGCCTCCGTGCTGCCCAAGGTGGACGAGGCCAAGGCCGCCGAAGCCGCCGCCCTCGACGCCGCCAAGACGGCGCAGGCCATGGCCGCGGACGCCGGCTTTCAGGACAATTCGCTGAACGAGGCCGCCACCGCCGCCATCGGCTCTTGGCAGAAGGCCAAGAAGGCCACCGCCGACGCCTCCAAGAAGATCGTCAAGCCCTTCAACCGCATCCCCACGCTTATCGTGCTCGGGCTCTGCCTCGGCGTGCTCGTCACCATCGGCGCCGTGGTCATGGGCTTCAACGCGGGCCGCTTCTTCGTGGCCTTCCTCGTCGTGTATCTGCTCTGCATCCTCGCCAACATCCTCGGCAACCAGGTGACCATGCGCCGCTACGGCGCCAACGCCGAAATCTGGTCCATCGCCATCGGCATGATCATCGCCAACACCATCGGCACGCCGAAATGGCTTCAGGACGGCTCGCAGGTCGAGTACTACATCAAGATCGGCCTGGTTCTGCTTGGCGCTGACGTGCTCTTCCACAAGATCATGGCCATCGGCATCCCCGGCATCTTCGTGGCCTGGGTGGTGACGCCCATCGTGCTCATCACCACCTTCATCTTCGGCCAGAAGGTGCTCAAGATGCCCTCGCGCACCCTGAACATCGTCATCTCGGCCGACATGTCGGTGTGCGGCACCTCCGCCGCCATCGCCACCGCGGCCGCGGCCCGCGCCAAGAAGGAAGAGCTCACCCTCTCCCTCGGCCTCTCCATGACCTTCACCGCCATCATGATGATCGTCATGCCGGCCTTCATCAAGGCCGTGGGCATGCCCGAGATCCTGGGCGGCGCGTGGATCGGCGGCACGGTCGACGCCACGGGCGCCGTGGCCGCCGCCGGCGCGTGGATCGGCCCCAAGGCCCTCCAGGTTGCCGCCACCGTCAAGATGATCCAGAACGTGCTCATCGGCGTCACCGCCTTCTGCGTGGCCATCTACTTCACCACCAAGGTGGACAACACCGGCGAGAAGGTGGGCGCGGGCGAGATCTGGAACCGCTTCCCGAAGTTCGTCATCGGCTTCCTCGCGGTCTCGGTCATCATGTCCATCATCAGCGCCAACCTCGGCGGCGACTTTGCCAAGATGCTCGTTGACAACGGCGTCAACAAGGTCGCCAACCCGCTGCGCGGCTGGTTCTTCTGCCTGGCCTTCATCTCCATCGGCCTCACCACCGACTTCCGCGCCCTTGCCAAGTACTTCAAGGGCGGCAAGCCGGTCATCCTCTATGTGTGCGGCCAGTCCCTGAACCTGGCCCTGACGCTGCTCATGGCCTGGATCATGTTCTACAAGGTCTTCCCCGAAATCACGGCGCGCATCTAG
- a CDS encoding small ribosomal subunit Rsm22 family protein, whose amino-acid sequence MTAELFPTLDAAAQALLARLPEALARVRPLTGAHRRSLPEDIAALSRALTAERAELRRPYWSRPAFVSAYLHYFLPWNLVRLTRLFRGLPLPAPGVGNGPALLLDAGSGPLTVPLALWLARTEWRAAPVQVLALDSASQPLELGRALFAALGDVTGEPVWPVRLARGPLESLAARALPLLRQGGRPWLVTAANVLNEVRPPRRGHGSAREDEDDPDVAGPLDDLEDGPGDALGERLDRLLAAWAPLLGPGEAGLPPGGDAADRSPAPPALLFVEPGTRLGGTTLMRLRELALEGGLHAVAPCTVDTPCPLSRGAWCHFTFSPQGAPRWLAELTAAAGLTKRSLSLSPLLLAAAPEGEAGESHPPQPSAREARVLSSPFAVPGVDGLARYGCAPCGLALLEDAGAVASGSLVRLGREAPRRDARSGARIFAPGGKRAPAGLKKKS is encoded by the coding sequence GTGACGGCCGAGCTCTTCCCGACGCTGGACGCGGCCGCGCAGGCGCTGCTCGCGCGCCTTCCCGAAGCGCTTGCGCGCGTCAGGCCGCTCACGGGCGCGCATCGCCGCTCCCTGCCGGAAGACATCGCCGCGCTTTCCCGCGCGCTCACGGCCGAAAGGGCGGAGCTGCGCCGCCCCTACTGGAGCCGCCCGGCCTTTGTGAGCGCCTACCTGCACTATTTTTTGCCGTGGAACCTCGTGCGCCTCACGCGGCTCTTCCGCGGGCTGCCCCTGCCCGCGCCCGGAGTCGGGAACGGCCCGGCCCTGCTGCTGGACGCGGGCTCCGGCCCGCTCACCGTGCCGCTGGCGCTCTGGCTGGCGCGGACCGAATGGCGCGCAGCGCCGGTGCAGGTGCTGGCGCTGGACAGCGCGAGCCAGCCGCTGGAACTGGGGCGGGCGCTGTTCGCCGCCTTGGGTGACGTGACGGGCGAGCCCGTGTGGCCGGTGCGCCTCGCGCGCGGCCCCTTGGAAAGCCTGGCCGCCCGCGCATTGCCCCTGCTGCGCCAGGGCGGGCGCCCGTGGCTCGTGACTGCTGCCAATGTGCTCAACGAGGTGCGCCCGCCGCGCCGGGGGCACGGCTCTGCCCGCGAGGATGAAGATGACCCGGATGTTGCCGGGCCGCTGGACGATCTGGAAGACGGCCCCGGGGACGCGCTGGGCGAACGCCTTGACCGCCTGCTCGCCGCCTGGGCGCCGCTGCTCGGGCCGGGCGAGGCCGGGCTGCCTCCGGGGGGGGACGCCGCAGACAGGAGCCCGGCGCCCCCGGCCCTGCTCTTTGTGGAGCCGGGCACGCGGCTTGGCGGAACGACCCTCATGCGCTTGCGCGAGTTGGCTCTGGAGGGAGGGCTTCACGCCGTCGCGCCCTGCACTGTCGACACGCCGTGTCCCCTCTCGCGCGGCGCCTGGTGTCATTTCACCTTTTCCCCGCAGGGGGCGCCCCGCTGGCTGGCCGAGCTCACGGCCGCGGCCGGCCTCACCAAGCGCAGCCTGTCGCTCTCGCCGCTCCTGCTGGCAGCGGCCCCGGAAGGTGAGGCAGGCGAAAGCCATCCGCCGCAGCCATCCGCGCGGGAAGCGCGCGTCCTCTCCTCCCCCTTTGCCGTTCCGGGCGTGGACGGGCTTGCGCGCTATGGCTGCGCCCCTTGCGGCCTCGCGCTGCTGGAGGATGCCGGGGCCGTGGCGTCCGGCTCTCTGGTGCGGCTGGGCCGTGAGGCGCCCCGCCGGGACGCTCGCAGCGGCGCGCGCATCTTCGCGCCCGGCGGCAAGCGGGCTCCCGCCGGACTCAAGAAAAAATCATAA
- a CDS encoding vitamin B12-dependent ribonucleotide reductase produces MISMPRNLPRPSLKPNTEVVLEKRYLRKDLDGTLAENPRGLFWRVATAVAAEEAKYPGSPYAPEALAREFYDLMTSWRFLPNSPTLMNAGTDLGQLSACFVLPVGDSIEEIFDAVKYAAMIHKSGGGTGFSFSRLRPKESRVGSTGGVASGPVSFLRIFNTATEQIKQGGTRRGANMGILRVDHPDIVDFIRAKEREGEFNNFNLSVGLTEAFMQAVERGEEYELRLPGTGEVAGRLPAREIFDLLVKKAWQSGDPGIVFLDRINRDNPTPDQGEIESTNPCGEQPLLPFEACNLGSINLSCFYVHGHNDDADPAEKGVDWEGLGRTVRLAVRFLDNVIDASRFPLPMIDETVRRNRKIGLGVMGFADLLYELGVAYDSPEGVALGERLMAFVQEEGHKASAGLARERGAFPAYPASVYAQRGEGPYRNATVTTIAPTGTLSIIAGCSSGVEPLFALCFTRNILDGERLVEVNPYFEAALADAGLASAELMESVAATGSIRDMKFLPEKLRKTFVTAMDIAPVWHLRMQAAFQRHTDNAVSKTVNLPNSATEKDIHDIYWLAYKEGCKGVTVYRDGCKSVQVLATGEGQKKMDGGNATQAPAPAASAVRKRPDVVQGFTQKVQTGLGAMYLTVNEVDGQPFEVFATIGKSGRSITAKAEAIGRLVSLALRSGVAVRDVVAQIKGIGGEHPVFRGKGLLLSIPDAIAWVLEKRYLKDEHLGQVTDIEAQKCPECGEALLFQEGCLICPACGFSRCG; encoded by the coding sequence ATGATCTCCATGCCCAGGAACTTGCCCCGGCCCTCCCTCAAGCCCAATACCGAAGTGGTGCTCGAAAAGCGCTACCTGCGCAAGGATCTGGACGGCACACTGGCCGAAAACCCGCGCGGGCTCTTCTGGCGCGTGGCCACGGCCGTGGCCGCGGAAGAGGCCAAGTATCCCGGATCGCCCTATGCGCCCGAGGCGCTGGCGCGCGAGTTTTACGACCTCATGACGAGCTGGAGGTTCCTGCCCAATTCGCCCACGCTCATGAACGCGGGCACGGACCTGGGCCAGCTTTCCGCCTGTTTCGTGCTGCCCGTGGGCGACTCCATCGAGGAGATCTTCGACGCCGTGAAATACGCGGCCATGATCCACAAGTCGGGCGGCGGCACGGGCTTTTCCTTCTCGCGCCTGCGCCCGAAGGAGAGCCGCGTGGGCTCCACGGGCGGCGTGGCCTCGGGGCCGGTGTCCTTTTTGCGCATCTTCAACACCGCCACCGAGCAGATCAAGCAGGGCGGCACGCGCCGTGGCGCCAACATGGGCATTTTGCGCGTGGACCATCCCGACATCGTGGACTTCATCCGCGCCAAGGAGCGCGAGGGCGAGTTCAACAACTTCAATCTTTCCGTGGGCCTCACCGAGGCCTTCATGCAGGCCGTGGAGCGCGGCGAGGAGTATGAGCTGCGCCTGCCCGGCACGGGCGAAGTGGCCGGGCGCCTGCCCGCGCGCGAGATTTTTGACCTTTTGGTGAAAAAGGCGTGGCAGTCCGGCGACCCGGGCATCGTCTTCCTCGACCGCATCAACCGCGACAACCCCACGCCGGACCAGGGCGAGATCGAGTCCACCAACCCCTGCGGCGAGCAGCCCCTGCTGCCCTTCGAGGCGTGCAACCTGGGCTCCATCAACCTTTCCTGCTTCTATGTGCATGGCCACAACGACGACGCCGACCCGGCCGAGAAGGGCGTGGACTGGGAGGGCCTCGGCCGCACCGTGCGCCTTGCCGTGCGCTTTCTCGACAATGTCATCGACGCCTCGCGCTTCCCGCTGCCCATGATCGACGAGACCGTGCGCCGCAACCGCAAGATCGGCCTCGGCGTCATGGGCTTCGCCGACCTGCTCTATGAGCTCGGCGTGGCCTATGACTCGCCCGAGGGCGTGGCCCTCGGCGAGCGGCTCATGGCCTTCGTGCAGGAGGAGGGCCACAAGGCCTCGGCCGGGCTCGCGCGCGAGCGCGGAGCCTTCCCGGCCTATCCCGCATCCGTCTACGCGCAGCGCGGCGAAGGCCCCTACCGCAACGCCACGGTCACCACCATCGCGCCCACGGGCACGCTCTCCATCATCGCCGGCTGCTCCTCCGGCGTGGAGCCGCTGTTCGCGCTCTGCTTCACGCGGAATATCCTCGACGGCGAGCGCCTGGTGGAGGTCAATCCCTATTTCGAGGCCGCGCTGGCCGACGCGGGCCTCGCCAGCGCCGAGCTCATGGAGAGCGTGGCGGCGACCGGCTCCATCCGGGACATGAAGTTCCTGCCGGAGAAGCTGCGCAAGACCTTCGTGACCGCCATGGACATCGCGCCGGTGTGGCATCTGCGCATGCAGGCGGCCTTCCAGCGGCACACGGACAACGCGGTCTCGAAAACGGTGAACCTGCCCAATTCCGCCACGGAAAAGGATATCCACGACATCTACTGGCTCGCCTACAAGGAGGGCTGCAAGGGCGTGACCGTCTACCGGGACGGCTGCAAGAGCGTGCAGGTGCTCGCCACGGGCGAGGGCCAGAAAAAGATGGACGGCGGCAACGCCACACAAGCGCCGGCCCCCGCTGCCTCGGCCGTGCGCAAGCGGCCTGACGTGGTGCAGGGCTTCACCCAGAAGGTGCAGACCGGCCTCGGCGCCATGTATCTCACGGTCAACGAGGTGGACGGCCAGCCCTTTGAGGTTTTCGCCACCATCGGCAAGTCGGGCCGCTCCATCACGGCCAAGGCCGAGGCCATCGGCCGCCTCGTCTCGCTGGCCTTGCGCTCGGGCGTGGCCGTGCGCGACGTGGTGGCGCAGATCAAGGGCATCGGCGGCGAGCACCCGGTCTTTCGCGGCAAGGGGCTTTTGCTCTCCATCCCGGACGCCATCGCCTGGGTGCTGGAAAAGCGCTACCTCAAGGACGAGCATCTCGGGCAGGTCACGGATATCGAGGCCCAAAAATGCCCGGAATGCGGCGAGGCCCTGCTCTTCCAGGAGGGCTGCCTCATCTGCCCGGCCTGCGGCTTCTCCCGCTGCGGCTAG
- a CDS encoding ASKHA domain-containing protein, translating into MRPGVTVRLAPAAGLEAPGGPAPRAVSFTAQPGEGLARAIWLSGAVPPRPLCMGLGRCGRCRVRYVGEAPAPLPEDEAVLPAREVAGGWRLACRRSVPDMAPGSVLELELPSDALAAPVRPEAPAGAGASGRAGAGEAVVLGVDLGTTSLQWRAVAVGAAGEACTAGRVLAEGSQLNPQAGAGADVMSRLAFARTQAGLATLGALARAAVAGIVGRLVASGLPPGRICLAANTAMTDIFLGRSVEGLCAAPYRREHPGGAFVEVPGLPPVLVPPLPAPFVGGDVSAGLAALLAADTPRPFVLADLGTNGELALLTEDGRLFLASVPLGPALEGIGPERGAMAGPGVVAEFRPGPQGLQPVLFGQGPGGAAPAEAAGISATGYLSLLALLFRLGVLDRDGHFVPPEATALPLARALAHAVTPAPGGARLPLPLGLWLSAADVELLLKVKAAFAVALEAVCAAAGVAPVRLQKLALAGALGEHVRLADLKDLGFAPGVPLGHMAAVGNTALSGACLLAACPERMRALAALCEGATVLGLTEGPGFQQAYLAHMRLGE; encoded by the coding sequence ATGCGACCGGGCGTCACCGTGCGCCTTGCGCCGGCCGCCGGGCTTGAAGCCCCCGGGGGCCCGGCGCCGCGCGCGGTCTCGTTCACCGCGCAGCCGGGCGAGGGGCTTGCCCGGGCCATCTGGCTTTCCGGCGCGGTCCCCCCGCGGCCGCTCTGCATGGGGCTCGGCCGCTGCGGCCGCTGCCGCGTGCGCTATGTGGGGGAGGCGCCGGCGCCCCTGCCGGAAGACGAGGCCGTGCTGCCTGCCCGGGAGGTCGCGGGCGGCTGGCGCCTTGCCTGCCGGCGCAGCGTGCCGGACATGGCCCCGGGCAGCGTGCTCGAGCTGGAGCTGCCCTCCGATGCCCTTGCCGCGCCTGTCAGGCCGGAAGCGCCTGCTGGAGCGGGGGCTTCAGGACGGGCCGGAGCGGGGGAAGCTGTCGTCCTTGGCGTGGACCTCGGCACCACCTCCCTCCAGTGGCGCGCCGTGGCCGTGGGCGCAGCCGGCGAGGCATGCACCGCCGGCCGCGTCCTTGCCGAGGGGAGCCAGCTTAATCCGCAGGCCGGCGCCGGGGCGGATGTCATGTCGCGCCTGGCCTTTGCCCGCACGCAAGCGGGGCTCGCCACGCTGGGCGCCCTCGCGCGCGCGGCCGTGGCCGGCATCGTGGGGCGCCTCGTGGCCTCGGGCCTCCCGCCCGGGCGCATCTGCCTCGCGGCCAACACCGCCATGACGGACATTTTTCTCGGACGGAGCGTGGAGGGCCTGTGCGCAGCGCCCTACCGGCGCGAGCATCCGGGCGGCGCTTTCGTGGAAGTGCCGGGCCTCCCGCCGGTGCTCGTGCCGCCGCTGCCCGCGCCCTTCGTGGGCGGGGATGTGAGCGCCGGGCTGGCCGCCCTTCTGGCCGCGGACACGCCGCGCCCCTTTGTGCTGGCGGATCTCGGCACCAATGGCGAGCTCGCCCTGCTGACGGAAGACGGGCGCCTCTTTCTTGCGAGCGTGCCCTTGGGGCCGGCGCTGGAGGGCATCGGCCCGGAGCGCGGCGCCATGGCTGGCCCCGGCGTGGTCGCCGAGTTCCGCCCCGGGCCGCAGGGTTTGCAGCCGGTGCTCTTCGGCCAAGGCCCCGGGGGAGCGGCCCCCGCCGAAGCGGCGGGCATCAGCGCCACTGGCTATCTCTCGCTTTTGGCCCTGCTGTTCCGGCTGGGCGTGCTGGATCGGGACGGCCATTTTGTGCCGCCCGAGGCTACAGCCCTGCCGCTGGCGCGCGCGCTCGCGCATGCCGTCACGCCCGCGCCCGGCGGGGCGCGCCTGCCGCTGCCGCTCGGGCTCTGGCTTTCCGCCGCCGATGTGGAGCTGCTGCTCAAGGTGAAAGCCGCCTTCGCCGTGGCGCTGGAGGCGGTCTGTGCGGCCGCGGGCGTGGCGCCAGTGCGCCTGCAAAAACTGGCGCTGGCCGGGGCGTTGGGCGAGCATGTGCGCCTCGCCGACCTGAAAGACCTTGGTTTCGCCCCGGGCGTGCCGCTCGGTCACATGGCCGCGGTGGGCAATACGGCGCTTTCCGGGGCCTGCCTTTTGGCGGCCTGCCCGGAGCGCATGAGGGCGCTGGCCGCGCTCTGCGAAGGCGCCACCGTGCTTGGGCTCACCGAAGGACCGGGATTCCAGCAGGCCTATCTTGCGCACATGCGCCTGGGAGAATGA
- a CDS encoding sensor domain-containing diguanylate cyclase: MRSRVIKTNLLVGVILLIGFLLTAWFSHRANYRVSLTALEQVSALTADSIYFRLSSVLNRPVTMALTMAGDTFLADWLLREGAHLDEAEFARAIQSYLTAYQEKDHFDSVFLVSAASRRYYSAAGIDRVLAPGAPENAWYAALMASNRQYSLNVDTDKTAGAGKAPAVFVNCKIMDPWGEVLGVVGIGIRTDVLKRILKEYEERYGVEVFLLDRAGTVEVSQGHTGEEHKDWFTLSGRERLRAAILDRRNSDANFGVWAGGAGESGELEGPAGPGSSYLVTRYMPELSWYLVVEQDAAPLIAKMRSQISTSILVLLLILASVFTVITLVIRGFNKKITGIIEQRLGLFKQATEQLYDDIYEWNITHNRCVGANTEEYFARIGASRLSFDEGLTIIAEKQIKPEFREGYVARFCTKNVLAEFRKGNHHLRYDFMITQDGKSYHWMRIDAHVFYSPDDDSLHMFTYRKNIDAEKQKEALANIDEMTGCSTKKATERMIDDALLHHPDAPAAFFIFDIDDFKQANDTFGHAFGDRCIREFSAVIRKHFREQDIVGRLGGDEFAAFIPIPSHAWAQQKARELVEALHFVCTDGEDSWQVSASIGVAFAPEDGTRFIDLYQGADAALYETKQNGKNGFTIHRPESREGRGAAGAPEQAGAGRSGIR, encoded by the coding sequence ATGCGCAGCCGGGTCATCAAGACAAATCTGCTGGTGGGCGTCATCCTCCTCATCGGCTTCCTCCTCACCGCCTGGTTCAGCCACCGCGCCAATTATCGCGTTTCGCTGACCGCGCTGGAGCAGGTCTCGGCGCTCACCGCGGACAGCATCTATTTTCGGCTCTCCTCGGTGCTGAACCGGCCCGTGACCATGGCCCTGACCATGGCCGGCGACACCTTCCTCGCCGACTGGCTCCTGCGCGAGGGCGCGCATCTCGACGAGGCGGAGTTCGCGCGCGCCATCCAGTCCTATCTCACGGCCTATCAGGAGAAGGACCATTTCGATTCGGTCTTTCTGGTGTCGGCCGCGAGCCGGCGCTATTACAGTGCTGCCGGCATCGACCGCGTGCTCGCCCCGGGCGCCCCGGAAAACGCCTGGTATGCCGCGCTTATGGCCTCGAACCGCCAGTATTCGCTCAATGTGGATACGGACAAAACGGCGGGCGCGGGCAAGGCCCCGGCGGTGTTCGTGAACTGCAAGATCATGGATCCCTGGGGCGAAGTGCTCGGCGTGGTGGGCATCGGCATCCGCACCGATGTCCTCAAGCGCATCCTCAAGGAATATGAGGAGCGCTACGGGGTCGAGGTCTTCCTGCTCGACCGCGCGGGCACTGTGGAGGTCTCGCAGGGGCATACCGGCGAGGAGCACAAGGATTGGTTCACGCTCTCAGGCCGCGAACGACTCCGGGCCGCCATCCTCGACAGGCGCAACAGTGACGCCAATTTCGGTGTCTGGGCAGGCGGCGCCGGGGAGAGCGGGGAACTGGAAGGGCCGGCGGGCCCGGGATCTTCCTATCTCGTCACGCGCTACATGCCCGAGCTCTCGTGGTACCTGGTGGTGGAGCAGGACGCGGCGCCGCTCATCGCCAAGATGCGGTCGCAGATCAGCACTTCCATCCTCGTGCTCCTGCTCATCCTCGCCAGCGTCTTCACTGTCATCACCCTGGTCATCAGGGGCTTCAACAAAAAGATCACGGGCATCATCGAGCAGCGTCTCGGCCTGTTCAAGCAGGCCACGGAACAGCTCTATGACGATATTTACGAGTGGAACATCACGCATAACCGCTGCGTGGGCGCGAACACCGAAGAATATTTCGCGCGCATCGGCGCAAGCCGCCTCTCCTTTGACGAGGGCCTCACCATCATCGCCGAAAAGCAGATCAAGCCCGAGTTCCGCGAGGGCTATGTGGCGCGCTTCTGCACAAAGAACGTGCTCGCCGAGTTCCGCAAGGGCAACCATCACCTGCGCTATGACTTCATGATCACACAGGACGGCAAGTCCTACCACTGGATGCGCATCGACGCCCATGTGTTCTACTCGCCGGACGACGACTCCCTGCACATGTTCACCTACAGGAAGAACATTGACGCGGAAAAGCAGAAGGAGGCGCTGGCCAATATCGACGAGATGACGGGCTGCTCCACCAAGAAGGCCACGGAGCGCATGATCGACGACGCGCTCCTCCACCATCCCGACGCGCCGGCCGCCTTTTTCATCTTCGATATCGACGATTTCAAGCAGGCCAACGACACTTTCGGGCACGCCTTCGGCGACCGCTGCATCCGGGAATTTTCGGCCGTCATCAGGAAGCACTTTCGCGAGCAGGACATCGTGGGGCGCCTCGGGGGCGACGAATTCGCGGCCTTCATCCCCATCCCGAGCCACGCCTGGGCCCAGCAGAAGGCCCGCGAACTCGTGGAAGCACTGCATTTTGTCTGCACGGACGGCGAGGACAGCTGGCAGGTCTCGGCCAGCATCGGCGTGGCCTTCGCCCCGGAGGACGGCACCCGCTTCATCGACCTCTACCAGGGCGCGGACGCGGCCCTCTACGAGACCAAGCAGAACGGCAAAAACGGGTTTACCATCCACCGGCCGGAGAGCCGGGAGGGCCGGGGGGCAGCCGGAGCGCCGGAACAGGCCGGAGCGGGAAGAAGCGGTATCAGATAA
- a CDS encoding HyaD/HybD family hydrogenase maturation endopeptidase has protein sequence MAEPRVLVLGVGNILLCDEGFGVAAVNRLEQDYSWPDNVRLLDGGTLGLFLMPDIMDADLLVVLDVVLGPGAPGTIYLLEGEDLRKSLSFRDSTHQTDLVDTLISCGLAGHRPETFIIGIQPGDWQTLSPELTPELAAKLPEFCAKVVAELARRGITATPRASA, from the coding sequence ATGGCAGAACCGCGGGTGCTCGTGCTCGGCGTGGGCAATATCCTCCTCTGTGACGAGGGCTTCGGCGTGGCCGCCGTGAACCGGCTGGAGCAGGACTACAGCTGGCCCGACAATGTGCGCCTGCTGGACGGCGGCACGCTCGGCCTTTTCCTCATGCCCGACATCATGGACGCCGACCTGCTGGTGGTGCTCGACGTGGTGCTCGGCCCCGGCGCGCCCGGGACGATCTACCTGCTGGAAGGGGAAGACCTGCGCAAGAGCCTGAGCTTCAGGGATTCCACGCACCAGACCGACCTTGTGGACACGCTCATCAGTTGCGGTCTCGCCGGCCACAGGCCGGAGACGTTCATCATCGGCATCCAGCCCGGCGACTGGCAGACCCTGTCGCCGGAGCTGACCCCGGAGCTAGCGGCGAAGCTGCCGGAATTCTGCGCCAAGGTGGTGGCAGAGTTGGCCCGGCGCGGCATCACGGCCACGCCGAGGGCGTCCGCCTGA